The window CGAGCGGTCGAACCGGGCCTGCCATAGCCCCCGGTGTTGAAACTCCGAGCGAATCTCATGACGCGCCACACCTACGCCATCGGCGACATCCACGGCTGTGCCGACAAACTGCGCGGCTTGATCGATCAACTGGACATCGACCCCCAGCGGGACCAGCTGGTTTTTGTTGGAGACTATATCGATCGGGGGCCCGCCTCCTTTGAGGTCGTGGAATACCTGCTGGGGCTGAAAACCACGCTTCAGGATGTGGTTTTTCTGAAGGGCAACCATGAACAGATGTTGGAAGATTACCTCGCCGGACCCGATAAGCTGACCTTTCTGATAAACGGCGGTCAAGCCACCCTGGACAGCTATCTGCGTCACCGCCAAACCCCCCGGGCGCCTGTGATTCCCCCGCGGCATCAGGCCTTTTTCAAGGGCCTGCGGCTGTTCCATGAAACCGAAAACCACATTTTCGTGCATGCCGGCCTGAAGCCCAAGGTGCCCCTGGACCGGCAGGACCCCCGCGACCTGCTCTGGATTCGGTCTCGCTTCATCTATTCGGAAGCCGATTTCGGCAAGCCGGTTGTTTTCGGGCATACCCCGTTTCCCGAGCCCCTGGTGCAGGCCAACAAGATCGGGATCGACACCGGCGCCGTCTACGGCCACCAACTGACTTGTGTAAAACTGCCGGATCTGGTCTTTTTTCAATCGGCATAACCGGCGCTGATTTCCGGATGGGAAAATTAATGAAACGGTAAAAAGTAAAAATTCAGACGGTTTCGAAAAAAGGCCAAGTCCAAGGCGCGCAAATCTCGAGGAGTGAGGCGTGCTGCTGCACGCCGCAGCGACTTCGAGATGCAGCGCAACGCAGAAATTGGCCTTTTTGCGGAACCGTCAAAATTGGTGCCGCCAATCAAGGAGAGCGTTATGGTGATGCGTGTTCTTCAAAAACGGAAAACGGTTTTCGAGAAATGGACCGCCGGGGTTTGCCCGGTGTTGCCGGTTCTCTTGCTTTTAAGCCTTCTGCCGGCCACGGCGCTGGCCGAGCGTCTCAGTGTGGCGGTACCCATTGCCAACGTTCGGTCGGGACCCGGCGGCGATCACCAGCTGCTGTGGAAAGTGGAAAAATATCACCCGCTGGAGATTGTTAAAAAATCGGGATCCTGGTATCAGTTCAAGGATTTCGAAGGCGACAGGGGCTGGATCAGTGCGCCGCTGCTGGCGAAAGTGCCGGCAGTGATAACCAAAGCCGATAACTGCAATATCCGTTCAGGTCCCGGGACCCAGTACGATGTGGTCTTTGTCGTCGACCGCGGGATTCCCTTCAAGGTTCTGGACAAAAAGGATAAGTGGCTTCAAATCCAGCACGCCGACGGTGATAAAGGCTGGATCCACGACAATTTGGTTTGGTGAGTCTCCCCCGGCTGGGGGATCTGAGAGAAATTTGCCCAATTTGGAGGTGGCATGGCCAAGAAGAAAAAAATCAGCCGCAAGGAACTCCTCAGCCAGCAGGACGAGTTTTTGACCTATTCAGCCAAACTGCTGCAATACGCGGCCCGGCATAAAAAACCGTTGGCAGTCGCTTTAGGGGTCGTGTTGGCGGTGGGGATCGCGGTCAGCGGCTACCAATTTTTTTCGGCCCAGAATGAGAAAAAGGCCTCCTCCCGGTCGGCGCAGCTATTCGAGCGCTACGAAACCCTGGCCTCCGAAAAGTCCGCCGTGGAAGCCTACCGGGCCGTCGAAAAGGATTTCCAGGCGCTTATCAGCGATTTCCCCCGCACCCAGGCCGCCAGACGCGCCGCCGTGACCCTGGCCAACATCGGTTACCGGGCCGGCGATTACGACGACGCGATGGCGCTTTACCGCCAAAACATCAACGCCTTCGAAAATGATCCGGCCATCCAAGGCCTCATTTTGAGCAGCCTGGCCTATTGCCAGGAGGCGAAAAAAGAATATGCCGGCGCAGCCCGGGATTTCGATCAGGTCGTTCAGGGAGACCGTTTTCTAATGAAAGATGACGCCCTTTTCGGCCTGGCGCGGGTTTATGACGGGATGGGGGAAAAAGAAAAGCGGCTGGCGGTGCTGGACCGGCTTGTTGCCGACCACGAGGATTCGATTTACCATGCTTTGGCGCGCGAAGCGGCTGCCGGCCTGAAGTGAGGGGGGGCTGAAACGATCCCGCGGGCGCGATGCCCCGCCGTTGCGCCGGGCGCGGCCCGGTGCCGGCCGGTTACTCTTTCGACTTGACCTCCAATCCCAGTTTTTTGATTTTCATATTCAATCCGCTCTTGCCGATCCCCAGCAATTCCGCCGCATGGGCCTGAACGTTGTGGGTTGTTTTCAGCGCCCGCAGAATCATCTTCTTCTCGACTATCGTCAGGGTTTCGTTGAGTTTGGAATTGGCCGGGATGCCGTCCAGGTAAATGGTGGTGGTCAAGTTGTCTTTGAAGTCCTGGGGCAGATCGGCTTCGCGAATGACGTCATTAGGACACAAGATCATCGCCCGCTCGATCACGTTCTCTAGCTGGCGCACGTTGCCCGGCCAACTGTAGTCATAAAAGAGCCGCTCCACTTCGGGATCCAACCCCTTGATGGGGACGTCGGCCTTGCGTTCGCCGGCGTACTTGTCAATGAAGTGCGCCACCAGAAGCCGGAGATCCTCCTGGCGTTTGCGCAGCGGGGGCAGGGCGATGTGGACAACATTGAGACGGTAAAAGAGGTCCTCGCGAAAACGCCCGGCTTTGACCTCCTTTTCCAGCTCCTTGTTGGTTGCAGCGATCAGGCGAATATCCACCACAACCGGCTTGACGCCCCCCACCCGTTCAAAAACCTTTTCCTGCAGGACCCGGAGCAGTTTGACCTGTAAATTCGGGGAAAGTTCTCCAATTTCATCCAAGAAAAGAGTGCCTGTATCGGCCAGCTCAAAACGCCCCTTCTTCATTGAAACCGCGCCGGTAAAGGCCCCTTTCTCGTGGCCGAAGAGCTCGCTTTCCATGAGGCTTTCGGTCAGGGCCGAGCAGTTGACCGCAATAAAAGGCTTTTTGGCGCGGGGGCTGTTGTAGTGGATCGATTTGGCCACCAGCTCCTTGCCGGTCCCGCTTTCGCCTTCGATCAGGACGGTTGCCGTGGCCTGGGCCACCTTTTGGATCAACTGGAAAACATCCCGCATCGCCTTGCTTTTGCCGATGATGTTGCCGAAGCGGTACTGGGACTCAAAAGCGCTCCGGAGATGGCGGTTTTCCTTTATCACCCGGTACATGGCGACGGCCTTTTTCACATGCAGCACCATGCGCTCGTTGTCAAAGGGTTTCTGAAGGTAGGTGTAGGCGCCCTTCTGCATGGCCTCCACCGCTTTTTCCACCGTGCCGTGGGCCGTCATCATGATCACCGGCAGGTCGGCATCGATCGCCTTGATCCGCTCCAGCAGCTCGATCCCATCCATCGTGGGCATTTTCATGTCCGTCAGCACCAGGTCCACATCCGAGTTTTCCAGCGTGGACAGCGCTTTCTCCGCACTGCCGGCCGTCAGGGTTTCAAAGCCCTCCTCCCCCAAGACGGTGCTGAGAATGGTCAGGTAATTTTTTTCATCATCAACGATCAGAATGGTTTCCATCAGCGAACCACCTGTTGTCGGTTGGTTGTTGGCGTTGCCGTCTCAAGGGTCGGCGCGGGTATCCGATGGGCGCAAGGCTGGTTTTTGGGGGGCGGCTTCACTCCGGCCCCAGGGGCAGGGCCACCGTGACCCGCGTGCCGCCCTCCGGCCGATTGCCGATCCGGATATGGCCGTCGTGAGATTCGATGATGTTCTTGACGATCCCCAAACCCAGGCCGGTGCCCATTTCCTTGGTGGTGAAAAACGGGTTCCAGATCTTTTCCTTGACCTCCTCCGCAATGCCCGTGCCGCTGTCGTCGAAATGCAGCAGCGCCTGTTGGCGGTCCATTTCGGTTGTGATTTGCAGCCGACCGCCATCGGGCATGGCCTGCATCGCGTTGATCAGGATGTTGAGAAAGGCCTGGTAGAGCATGTCGGCGTCTGCGAGGATCGCGGCCAGACGCGGGTCATAGCGTTTCTCCACCGCATAGCCCTTCTCTTTCAGCTGCGCGTCCAGAAACGTCAGGTTTTTCTCGATGATGTCCTCCACCCGGCATGACTCCCTTTTGGGGTCCTTGGGCTTGGCGTAGTTGAGAAAGTCGGTGATGATATCGTTCAGCCTGCCGGCTTCTTCGACGATGATGTGCGGAATCCGGTTTTCGGGGTCGAGCTGCGCCATTTTTTTCTGCAGATGTTCGGCGGAGCTTTGAATAATTCCCAGGGGATTTCGTATTTCATGGGAAATGCCGGCCGTCAATTTGCCCAGCGAGGAGAGATGCTCCGCCCGGCTCAGTTCCTCCTTCAAGCGCAGGCGTTCCCGGGATCGGCTTTCGATGATGGCCTCGCCCCGCTTGACGACAAAAAGCAGCGAGAGAAAAAGAACGCCCATCACCACCGCCGAGGAAACAATAACGCCCATCTGGAACCTGAAAAAGGTCCGGTACTCGTCGGAAAGGTCCTGAACGATCTCAACCACCCCCAGGACCGGCCCTGAAATTCGGGAGAGAGGTTTTTCGGCCCGCAGCGCGGCAAAGGTGATGATCTTGCTCTCTTTGGGAATTCCAAGGAAAATTTCCAGGAAATTCCCACGCTGCACCAGCCGGGAGGTGGGGCGGCCCTCCAGGGCATAGCGGTACTCCGGTCCTCCCAGGTCCTTTTTACCGATCAGATCCTTGTCGTAACTATAGGCGACGATATTGTTTTTGTCAAAAATATTAACGCTTTCCACCTTAAAGCTGTGAAAGGTGCTGCGCACGACCTTGTCCATCCGATCAAACTGCTCGGGGTTTCGCAGTTGGATTTTGCCGTATTTGAGGGCCACCGGAATCACAAATTGCAAAAAGACCTGATGGTTGAGGTTTTCCACCAGTGCGAGGGCATAGTCTTCGCTCTTTTGGCGTTGATTGGCGCGCGCCCAGTGGGTGTTCAAGGCCGCCAAAACAAGCGTTCCGAGGAAAATCGCGATCAGACTGGAAAAGGTGAAGTATTTGACTAGCCTGAACGGTTTGGTTTTTTCTTCAGAGGACGGGGATTTCAGAACCTTCCCATGTCGTTTTGGATTGTGTGCAAGAGGCTTTCATCTAAGAACTTTTGATAGTCAAAGGCAAGTGAATTTTGAGGCCCGACACGGTTCCGGGCGCGGACGTGCGGTTTTCAGCCTGGAGGGCCCGCCGCCGCGGGCGTTGGAAACGCGTCGCACCCCAAAGCACCGCCATTCGGCCGCCCCATCCGGCGCGGAAATGGTATTTGCCACATCATGTGGTGCGGCCAGGCGATCCGCTCTGCCACATGTAGCGGCGCAGGTCCTTCCGGGTCTTGATTTTGCGGATGCTAACTAGCTGGGAAAGTTATGTTAAAGTTTGCCAAAGGCG is drawn from Desulfobacteraceae bacterium and contains these coding sequences:
- a CDS encoding tetratricopeptide repeat protein, which codes for MAKKKKISRKELLSQQDEFLTYSAKLLQYAARHKKPLAVALGVVLAVGIAVSGYQFFSAQNEKKASSRSAQLFERYETLASEKSAVEAYRAVEKDFQALISDFPRTQAARRAAVTLANIGYRAGDYDDAMALYRQNINAFENDPAIQGLILSSLAYCQEAKKEYAGAARDFDQVVQGDRFLMKDDALFGLARVYDGMGEKEKRLAVLDRLVADHEDSIYHALAREAAAGLK
- a CDS encoding SH3 domain-containing protein translates to MQRNAEIGLFAEPSKLVPPIKESVMVMRVLQKRKTVFEKWTAGVCPVLPVLLLLSLLPATALAERLSVAVPIANVRSGPGGDHQLLWKVEKYHPLEIVKKSGSWYQFKDFEGDRGWISAPLLAKVPAVITKADNCNIRSGPGTQYDVVFVVDRGIPFKVLDKKDKWLQIQHADGDKGWIHDNLVW
- a CDS encoding two-component sensor histidine kinase → MAALNTHWARANQRQKSEDYALALVENLNHQVFLQFVIPVALKYGKIQLRNPEQFDRMDKVVRSTFHSFKVESVNIFDKNNIVAYSYDKDLIGKKDLGGPEYRYALEGRPTSRLVQRGNFLEIFLGIPKESKIITFAALRAEKPLSRISGPVLGVVEIVQDLSDEYRTFFRFQMGVIVSSAVVMGVLFLSLLFVVKRGEAIIESRSRERLRLKEELSRAEHLSSLGKLTAGISHEIRNPLGIIQSSAEHLQKKMAQLDPENRIPHIIVEEAGRLNDIITDFLNYAKPKDPKRESCRVEDIIEKNLTFLDAQLKEKGYAVEKRYDPRLAAILADADMLYQAFLNILINAMQAMPDGGRLQITTEMDRQQALLHFDDSGTGIAEEVKEKIWNPFFTTKEMGTGLGLGIVKNIIESHDGHIRIGNRPEGGTRVTVALPLGPE
- a CDS encoding sigma-54 dependent transcriptional regulator codes for the protein METILIVDDEKNYLTILSTVLGEEGFETLTAGSAEKALSTLENSDVDLVLTDMKMPTMDGIELLERIKAIDADLPVIMMTAHGTVEKAVEAMQKGAYTYLQKPFDNERMVLHVKKAVAMYRVIKENRHLRSAFESQYRFGNIIGKSKAMRDVFQLIQKVAQATATVLIEGESGTGKELVAKSIHYNSPRAKKPFIAVNCSALTESLMESELFGHEKGAFTGAVSMKKGRFELADTGTLFLDEIGELSPNLQVKLLRVLQEKVFERVGGVKPVVVDIRLIAATNKELEKEVKAGRFREDLFYRLNVVHIALPPLRKRQEDLRLLVAHFIDKYAGERKADVPIKGLDPEVERLFYDYSWPGNVRQLENVIERAMILCPNDVIREADLPQDFKDNLTTTIYLDGIPANSKLNETLTIVEKKMILRALKTTHNVQAHAAELLGIGKSGLNMKIKKLGLEVKSKE
- a CDS encoding serine/threonine protein phosphatase produces the protein MTRHTYAIGDIHGCADKLRGLIDQLDIDPQRDQLVFVGDYIDRGPASFEVVEYLLGLKTTLQDVVFLKGNHEQMLEDYLAGPDKLTFLINGGQATLDSYLRHRQTPRAPVIPPRHQAFFKGLRLFHETENHIFVHAGLKPKVPLDRQDPRDLLWIRSRFIYSEADFGKPVVFGHTPFPEPLVQANKIGIDTGAVYGHQLTCVKLPDLVFFQSA